TGATCTGGATGCGGCTTAACATTTTCAACATCTTCACGGGAAAGAAAGCAACCGCATAGCTTTTCAATATCCGGCAGCATGGTCTTAACTGCTGATGATGTATTACGTGTTATGATTCCTATCTTGATTCCAGACTGTCGCAATTCAATCAGCAAAGGGTGAGTAAATGGAAATAATTTACCATGTCTGGCAGCTTCCAATTCCATTGAAATAATTAGGAATCTGCACCTTGTATGGAACTCTTTTCCCAGATCAGAATCATCAATAGAAAGACAACTTGCAATATAATCCACCCATTCCAGAGCTGGTAGATTATCTGTTTCTGGTAGCGGATCTATAAAAGCCCTGCCCAAAGCTTTAAGCCTTTTTTTCATCTCATCAAAATCAATTGTCAGCTCAGCCAACGTTCCATCAAAGTCGAAAATAATACCTTCAATCTTATTCATAGTTTTCTATTTTTAAATATCTTTACAGTGTTGCTTGCGAAAGGGTCTTTCTCAGGGTTATGAAAGCTAAGCATGTTCGAACAAATTTATTCTTAATATATGTTTTTGTCAGGAGTTATAGTGTCAGGTAAATATGATGTAATTATCGCAGGAGGAGGTCCAGCCGGATCTTCAGCTGCATATATCCTCGCTAAGAAAGGCTTTAAAGTAGCTATTATCGACAAGGCGGAATTCCCTAGAAAAAAACTCTGTGGTGGACTAATTACCCACAAGACCATGAAAACTCTGGAAAAAATATATGACTGCGATGAACAATGCATAATTGATGAAGGCCTTATCGAATACGAATCCGCCGAATATTCAGTCTATTACCGCGACAAAAAAATACAAGATGGTGCATCACCAGTCCCTTTCCGTTTCGTGAACAGAGAAACCTTTGACTACTTTCTTCTTAAAAAAGCTGCAAATGCCGGGGCCGAGATTTTTACCTCTGAAGAAATAGTCCACTGTAATTA
The sequence above is a segment of the Maridesulfovibrio frigidus DSM 17176 genome. Coding sequences within it:
- a CDS encoding HAD family hydrolase — protein: MNKIEGIIFDFDGTLAELTIDFDEMKKRLKALGRAFIDPLPETDNLPALEWVDYIASCLSIDDSDLGKEFHTRCRFLIISMELEAARHGKLFPFTHPLLIELRQSGIKIGIITRNTSSAVKTMLPDIEKLCGCFLSREDVENVKPHPDHIQKALGIINLSPANALMVGDHPIDIETGERAGTRTAAVATGRISFEDLKKSNPDFIAKDCAELMTILRKDKLL